In Oryza sativa Japonica Group chromosome 3, ASM3414082v1, one DNA window encodes the following:
- the LOC136355531 gene encoding uncharacterized protein, whose amino-acid sequence MAGSINRHGLDLTGFVLELRGMCVVLGYPHGVDYQGKQLPEQEGDDAEPHAAWEVTAVILTGSPERTSLAVTAGGDSFSAACQNAALLAIGTLHQRYPDELQHSPYRYHPRRGGARDYATFRDASSEDDATIMHLARMVEAYDAARIDFHQMVRRGMVENNMKILELRQENLQLKKDLDAVEAQLHQLKIAQGEVCRPKRRRVCRSQKITARKSTSRPELVRQSLAWTCFVETPRAEPAPVVPQEGEASGVGSTEDALLLTFRPGQSQR is encoded by the coding sequence atggccggcagcatcaaccgtcatggtctggacctgactggcttcgttttggagctgcggggcatgtgcgttgtcctggggtatccgcatggagtggactaccagggcaagcagctcccggagcaggagggtgacgatgcagagccccacgctgcttgggaggttactgcagtgatcctcactggctcacccgagaggacttcgttggcagtcaccgcgggtggagattctttctccgccgcttgccagaacgccgctctcctcgccatcggcactcttcaccagcgctacccggacgagttgcagcactcgccctaccgctaccaccctcgccgtggaggagcccgcgactacgccaccttccgggatgctagctcggaggatgacgctaccatcatgcacctggcgcgcatggtggaggcgtacgacgcggctcgtatcgacttccatcagatggtgcgccgtgggatggtcgagaacaacatgaagatcctggagctgcgtcaggagaatctgcagctgaagaaggacctagacgcagtggaggcgcagttgcatcagctcaagatcgcccagggagaggtctgtcgccccaagcgccgccgtgtctgccgcagccagaagatcaccgcccgcaagagtacatccaggcccgagcttgttcgccAGTCCTTGGCATGGACCTGCTTcgtggagacccctcgtgccgagcccgcgcccgtggttcctcaggagggggaagcctccggcgttggtagcacggaggatgcgctgctgctcaccttccgtcctggccagtcgcagcggtag